Proteins found in one Brevibacillus brevis genomic segment:
- a CDS encoding small, acid-soluble spore protein, alpha/beta type — protein MGRRRGLMSEQLKMELAKELGFYDTVKSEGWGGITTRDAGNMVKRAVQLAEEALAAKRL, from the coding sequence ATGGGTCGCAGACGAGGACTGATGTCAGAGCAGTTAAAGATGGAACTGGCCAAAGAGCTTGGGTTTTACGATACGGTAAAATCCGAGGGTTGGGGAGGCATCACGACACGTGACGCGGGTAACATGGTCAAGCGCGCTGTTCAGCTTGCTGAGGAAGCATTAGCCGCTAAGCGATTGTAA